From Deinococcus planocerae, the proteins below share one genomic window:
- a CDS encoding DUF3084 domain-containing protein → MLWLFLPFVVILSGVVAYAADTIAKKVGRKHLRWFGLRPKSTALLVAVLSGMGISAASLAAFLLLNRNAVNTIAQADQLRPQVTALREELQDVQGGAGGETRERGAGGSRGRLAASEEALTSSRERARALDARVEALGRQVADLDARAAQAETAATQAQARAQTAQERVGVLGGQVADLEASRQRVETQRNQLAGERDAARQARDAAVAASAQAEAQRVAAQEERDRLAAERTG, encoded by the coding sequence GTCGCCTACGCCGCCGACACCATCGCCAAAAAGGTGGGCCGCAAGCACCTGCGCTGGTTCGGGCTGCGGCCCAAGAGCACGGCGCTGCTGGTGGCGGTGCTCTCGGGCATGGGGATCAGCGCGGCGAGCCTCGCGGCCTTTTTGCTCCTGAACCGCAACGCCGTGAATACCATCGCGCAGGCCGACCAGCTCCGGCCCCAGGTGACCGCGCTGCGGGAGGAGCTCCAGGACGTGCAGGGGGGGGCCGGGGGGGAGACGCGGGAGCGGGGGGCCGGGGGGAGCCGCGGCCGCCTCGCCGCGTCGGAGGAGGCGCTGACGTCGAGCCGGGAGCGCGCTCGGGCGCTCGACGCGCGGGTGGAGGCGCTGGGCAGACAGGTCGCCGACCTCGACGCCCGCGCCGCGCAGGCCGAGACGGCGGCAACCCAGGCCCAGGCCCGCGCACAGACGGCCCAGGAGCGGGTCGGGGTGCTGGGCGGGCAGGTCGCCGACCTGGAGGCCTCGCGCCAGAGGGTCGAGACCCAGCGTAACCAGCTTGCCGGGGAGCGGGACGCCGCGCGTCAGGCCCGCGACGCCGCCGTGGCCGCGAGCGCCCAGGCCGAGGCGCAGCGCGTGGCCGCCCAGGAGGAGCGCGACCGGCTGGCCGCCGAGCGCACCGGG